A genomic region of Pseudochaenichthys georgianus chromosome 12, fPseGeo1.2, whole genome shotgun sequence contains the following coding sequences:
- the git2b gene encoding ARF GTPase-activating protein GIT2b isoform X4 — MSKRVRSREVCADCSAPEPRWASVNRGVLICDECCSIHRGLGRHSSQVRHLTHSPWPSSQLQMVQTLYGNGANSIWEHSLLDPSSSVSGKRKANPQDRVHPNKTEFIKGKYQMLVYVHRMPCREDDSVTAKDLSKQLHSSVRTGNLETCLRLLSLGAQANFFHPEKGNTPLHIAAKAGQMLQAELLAVYGADPGALDSSGKTPIDYARQAGHQDLAERLVEIQYELTDRLTFYLCGRRPDHRNGQHFIIPQMADSSLDLSEFAKAAKKKLQSLSNHQFEELAMDVYDEVDRRETDAVWLATQNHSTLVTDTTVVPFLPVNPEYSSTRNQGRQKLARFSAHEFATLVIDILTDAKRRQWGNSCDSPKENVELILQGIDSRHNSDSQDNDQPDYDSVASDEDPVHEATCGDSSTDRRTKSSESSDLSDGPITVHEFMEVKTALTASEAKIQQLLKVNCHLSEELRSMQGKLNSLQTENTTLRWQPPSGQQQHLQGPLGRHPPRGGRAMSMYETGSSPRQYPHRVEAARHEDGVVLQPFPTNGCSLEGQSMMLENDYDTTPNHSTEMEEAGSPLPSSESVAHGEEGEDDGTLPCTEDVICKTEQITKNIQELLRAAQETKHESFLPCSEKICVAVKEMAALFPKRPSSDTVRGSLYLLTSSASRLHGECQKAAEHNPCPSDIQLVTQQVIQCAYDIAKAAKQLVTVTTKENNN, encoded by the exons ATGTCAAAGCGAGTGCGAAGCAGAGAGGTCTGCGCTGATTGCAGTGCTCCGG aGCCACGCTGGGCCTCTGTGAACAGGGGTGTGTTGATCTGCGATGAGTGCTGCAGCATCCATCGAGGACTGGGGCGACACAGCTCTCAGGTTCGACATCTGACTCATTCTCCATGGCCATCGtcgcagttacag ATGGTCCAGACACTGTATGGTAATGGAGCTAATTCCATATGGGAGCATAGCCTTCTGGACCCTTCTTCTTCTGTGAGTGGGAAGCGCAAAgccaacccccaggacagagttCA TCCCAACAAGACGGAGTTCATCAAGGGCAAATATCAGATGTTGGTGTATGTCCATCGCATGCCTTGTCGGGAGGATGACAGTGTTACTGCAAAAGACCTCAGCAAG CAACTGCACTCCAGTGTTCGGACTGGAAACCTGGAGACCTGCCTGAGACTCTTATCTCTGGGAGCACAGGCCAACTTCTTCCACCCA GAGAAAGGCAACACTCCACTACACATAGCAGCAAAAGCAGGAcaaatgttacaagcagaactGTTGGCAGTTTATGGAGCTGATCCGGGGGCTCTGGACTCCAGTGGAAAGACCCCCATCGATTATGCAAG ACAAGCTGGGCATCAGGATCTGGCAGAGAGGCTGGTGGAGATACAGTACGAACTCACTGACCGCTTAACATTTTACCTCTGTGGAAGAAGACCAG ATCACAGAAATGGGCAACACTTCATTATTCCACAGATGGCAGACAG CAGCCTGGATTTGTCAGAGTTTGCAAAAGCTGCAAAGAAGAAGCTCCAGTCG CTGAGTAACCATCAGTTTGAGGAACTTGCCATGGATGTTTACGATGAAGTTGACAGAAGAGAAACGGATGCAG TGTGGTTGGCCACTCAGAACCACAGCACACTGGTTACAGACACCACCGTTGTGCCTTTTCTTCCGGTCAATCCAGAGTACTCATCCACCAGGAACCAG gGTCGTCAAAAATTGGCACGCTTTAGTGCTCATGAATTTGCCACCCTGGTTATTGATATTCTCACTGATGCTAAACGGCGGCAGTGGGGTAATTCCTGCGACAGTCCCAAAG AGAACGTGGAGTTGATCCTTCAGGGAATAGACAGTCGCCATAACAGTGACAGCCAGGATAATGACCAGCCTGATTACGACAGTGTGGCATCAGATGAAGATCCAGTGCACGAGGCCACCTGTGGGGACAGCAGCACTGACCGAAGGACCAag AGCTCAGAGTCATCTGACCTCTCCGATGGACCAATCACAGTGCATGAATTCATGGAGGTGAAGACTGCCCTCACTGCATCGGAAGCCAAAATACAGCAGCTTCTCAAGGTCAACTGTCACCTCAGTGAAGAGCTGCGGAGCATGCAGGGCAAG CTGAACTCCCTGCAGACTGAAAACACAACACTGCGATGGCAACCCCCCAGCGGACAACAACAACACCTACAGGGGCCCTTAGGTCGACACCCGCCCCGCGGCGGCCGCGCCATGTCCATGTATGAGACCGGCTCTTCCCCGAGGCAGTACCCCCACCGAGTGGAGGCGGCTCGGCATGAGGACGGAGTCGTTTTACAACCCTTCCCTACCAAC GGCTGCAGTCTGGAAGGACAGAGTATGATGCTGGAGAACGATTACGACACTACGCCCAACCACTCCACTGAAATGGAGGAAGCTGG CAGCCCTCTTCCATCCTCTGAATCAGTGGCACATGGAGAGGAGGGTGAGGATGATGGCACCCTGCCGTGCACAGAGGACGTCATCTGTAAGACGGAGCAGATCACCAAGAACATTCAGGAGCTGCTGAGAGCCGCCCAGGAGACCAAGCATGAAAG CTTCCTGCCTTGTTCAGAAAAGATCTGCGTGGCTGTGAAAGAGATGGCCGCCCTGTTTCCCAAG AGGCCGTCCTCGGACACGGTTCGAGGGTCTCTGTATCTCCTCACGTCCAGCGCCAGCCGACTGCACGGAGAGTGCCAGAAGGCCGCAGAGCACAACCCCTGCCCGTCGGACATCCAGCTGGTCACTCAGCAGGTCATCCAGTGTGCCTATGACATTGCCAAAGCTGCCAAGCAACTTGTCACTGTGACGACCAAAGAAAACAATAACTAA
- the git2b gene encoding ARF GTPase-activating protein GIT2b isoform X5, translated as MSKRVRSREVCADCSAPEPRWASVNRGVLICDECCSIHRGLGRHSSQVRHLTHSPWPSSQLQMVQTLYGNGANSIWEHSLLDPSSSVSGKRKANPQDRVHPNKTEFIKGKYQMLVYVHRMPCREDDSVTAKDLSKQLHSSVRTGNLETCLRLLSLGAQANFFHPEKGNTPLHIAAKAGQMLQAELLAVYGADPGALDSSGKTPIDYARQAGHQDLAERLVEIQYELTDRLTFYLCGRRPDHRNGQHFIIPQMADSSLDLSEFAKAAKKKLQSLSNHQFEELAMDVYDEVDRRETDAVWLATQNHSTLVTDTTVVPFLPVNPEYSSTRNQGRQKLARFSAHEFATLVIDILTDAKRRQWGNSCDSPKENVELILQGIDSRHNSDSQDNDQPDYDSVASDEDPVHEATCGDSSTDRRTKSSESSDLSDGPITVHEFMEVKTALTASEAKIQQLLKVNCHLSEELRSMQGKLNSLQTENTTLRWQPPSGQQQHLQGPLGRHPPRGGRAMSMYETGSSPRQYPHRVEAARHEDGVVLQPFPTNGCSLEGQSMMLENDYDTTPNHSTEMEEAGPLPSSESVAHGEEGEDDGTLPCTEDVICKTEQITKNIQELLRAAQETKHESFLPCSEKICVAVKEMAALFPKRPSSDTVRGSLYLLTSSASRLHGECQKAAEHNPCPSDIQLVTQQVIQCAYDIAKAAKQLVTVTTKENNN; from the exons ATGTCAAAGCGAGTGCGAAGCAGAGAGGTCTGCGCTGATTGCAGTGCTCCGG aGCCACGCTGGGCCTCTGTGAACAGGGGTGTGTTGATCTGCGATGAGTGCTGCAGCATCCATCGAGGACTGGGGCGACACAGCTCTCAGGTTCGACATCTGACTCATTCTCCATGGCCATCGtcgcagttacag ATGGTCCAGACACTGTATGGTAATGGAGCTAATTCCATATGGGAGCATAGCCTTCTGGACCCTTCTTCTTCTGTGAGTGGGAAGCGCAAAgccaacccccaggacagagttCA TCCCAACAAGACGGAGTTCATCAAGGGCAAATATCAGATGTTGGTGTATGTCCATCGCATGCCTTGTCGGGAGGATGACAGTGTTACTGCAAAAGACCTCAGCAAG CAACTGCACTCCAGTGTTCGGACTGGAAACCTGGAGACCTGCCTGAGACTCTTATCTCTGGGAGCACAGGCCAACTTCTTCCACCCA GAGAAAGGCAACACTCCACTACACATAGCAGCAAAAGCAGGAcaaatgttacaagcagaactGTTGGCAGTTTATGGAGCTGATCCGGGGGCTCTGGACTCCAGTGGAAAGACCCCCATCGATTATGCAAG ACAAGCTGGGCATCAGGATCTGGCAGAGAGGCTGGTGGAGATACAGTACGAACTCACTGACCGCTTAACATTTTACCTCTGTGGAAGAAGACCAG ATCACAGAAATGGGCAACACTTCATTATTCCACAGATGGCAGACAG CAGCCTGGATTTGTCAGAGTTTGCAAAAGCTGCAAAGAAGAAGCTCCAGTCG CTGAGTAACCATCAGTTTGAGGAACTTGCCATGGATGTTTACGATGAAGTTGACAGAAGAGAAACGGATGCAG TGTGGTTGGCCACTCAGAACCACAGCACACTGGTTACAGACACCACCGTTGTGCCTTTTCTTCCGGTCAATCCAGAGTACTCATCCACCAGGAACCAG gGTCGTCAAAAATTGGCACGCTTTAGTGCTCATGAATTTGCCACCCTGGTTATTGATATTCTCACTGATGCTAAACGGCGGCAGTGGGGTAATTCCTGCGACAGTCCCAAAG AGAACGTGGAGTTGATCCTTCAGGGAATAGACAGTCGCCATAACAGTGACAGCCAGGATAATGACCAGCCTGATTACGACAGTGTGGCATCAGATGAAGATCCAGTGCACGAGGCCACCTGTGGGGACAGCAGCACTGACCGAAGGACCAag AGCTCAGAGTCATCTGACCTCTCCGATGGACCAATCACAGTGCATGAATTCATGGAGGTGAAGACTGCCCTCACTGCATCGGAAGCCAAAATACAGCAGCTTCTCAAGGTCAACTGTCACCTCAGTGAAGAGCTGCGGAGCATGCAGGGCAAG CTGAACTCCCTGCAGACTGAAAACACAACACTGCGATGGCAACCCCCCAGCGGACAACAACAACACCTACAGGGGCCCTTAGGTCGACACCCGCCCCGCGGCGGCCGCGCCATGTCCATGTATGAGACCGGCTCTTCCCCGAGGCAGTACCCCCACCGAGTGGAGGCGGCTCGGCATGAGGACGGAGTCGTTTTACAACCCTTCCCTACCAAC GGCTGCAGTCTGGAAGGACAGAGTATGATGCTGGAGAACGATTACGACACTACGCCCAACCACTCCACTGAAATGGAGGAAGCTGG CCCTCTTCCATCCTCTGAATCAGTGGCACATGGAGAGGAGGGTGAGGATGATGGCACCCTGCCGTGCACAGAGGACGTCATCTGTAAGACGGAGCAGATCACCAAGAACATTCAGGAGCTGCTGAGAGCCGCCCAGGAGACCAAGCATGAAAG CTTCCTGCCTTGTTCAGAAAAGATCTGCGTGGCTGTGAAAGAGATGGCCGCCCTGTTTCCCAAG AGGCCGTCCTCGGACACGGTTCGAGGGTCTCTGTATCTCCTCACGTCCAGCGCCAGCCGACTGCACGGAGAGTGCCAGAAGGCCGCAGAGCACAACCCCTGCCCGTCGGACATCCAGCTGGTCACTCAGCAGGTCATCCAGTGTGCCTATGACATTGCCAAAGCTGCCAAGCAACTTGTCACTGTGACGACCAAAGAAAACAATAACTAA
- the git2b gene encoding ARF GTPase-activating protein GIT2b isoform X2: protein MSKRVRSREVCADCSAPEPRWASVNRGVLICDECCSIHRGLGRHSSQVRHLTHSPWPSSQLQMVQTLYGNGANSIWEHSLLDPSSSVSGKRKANPQDRVHPNKTEFIKGKYQMLVYVHRMPCREDDSVTAKDLSKQLHSSVRTGNLETCLRLLSLGAQANFFHPEKGNTPLHIAAKAGQMLQAELLAVYGADPGALDSSGKTPIDYARQAGHQDLAERLVEIQYELTDRLTFYLCGRRPDHRNGQHFIIPQMADSLDLSEFAKAAKKKLQSLSNHQFEELAMDVYDEVDRRETDAVWLATQNHSTLVTDTTVVPFLPVNPEYSSTRNQGRQKLARFSAHEFATLVIDILTDAKRRQWGNSCDSPKENVELILQGIDSRHNSDSQDNDQPDYDSVASDEDPVHEATCGDSSTDRRTKSSESSDLSDGPITVHEFMEVKTALTASEAKIQQLLKVNCHLSEELRSMQGKLNSLQTENTTLRWQPPSGQQQHLQGPLGRHPPRGGRAMSMYETGSSPRQYPHRVEAARHEDGVVLQPFPTNIGRGPLGTAASSLPTFPSSLSWSWDERSRRGCSLEGQSMMLENDYDTTPNHSTEMEEAGSPLPSSESVAHGEEGEDDGTLPCTEDVICKTEQITKNIQELLRAAQETKHESFLPCSEKICVAVKEMAALFPKRPSSDTVRGSLYLLTSSASRLHGECQKAAEHNPCPSDIQLVTQQVIQCAYDIAKAAKQLVTVTTKENNN, encoded by the exons ATGTCAAAGCGAGTGCGAAGCAGAGAGGTCTGCGCTGATTGCAGTGCTCCGG aGCCACGCTGGGCCTCTGTGAACAGGGGTGTGTTGATCTGCGATGAGTGCTGCAGCATCCATCGAGGACTGGGGCGACACAGCTCTCAGGTTCGACATCTGACTCATTCTCCATGGCCATCGtcgcagttacag ATGGTCCAGACACTGTATGGTAATGGAGCTAATTCCATATGGGAGCATAGCCTTCTGGACCCTTCTTCTTCTGTGAGTGGGAAGCGCAAAgccaacccccaggacagagttCA TCCCAACAAGACGGAGTTCATCAAGGGCAAATATCAGATGTTGGTGTATGTCCATCGCATGCCTTGTCGGGAGGATGACAGTGTTACTGCAAAAGACCTCAGCAAG CAACTGCACTCCAGTGTTCGGACTGGAAACCTGGAGACCTGCCTGAGACTCTTATCTCTGGGAGCACAGGCCAACTTCTTCCACCCA GAGAAAGGCAACACTCCACTACACATAGCAGCAAAAGCAGGAcaaatgttacaagcagaactGTTGGCAGTTTATGGAGCTGATCCGGGGGCTCTGGACTCCAGTGGAAAGACCCCCATCGATTATGCAAG ACAAGCTGGGCATCAGGATCTGGCAGAGAGGCTGGTGGAGATACAGTACGAACTCACTGACCGCTTAACATTTTACCTCTGTGGAAGAAGACCAG ATCACAGAAATGGGCAACACTTCATTATTCCACAGATGGCAGACAG CCTGGATTTGTCAGAGTTTGCAAAAGCTGCAAAGAAGAAGCTCCAGTCG CTGAGTAACCATCAGTTTGAGGAACTTGCCATGGATGTTTACGATGAAGTTGACAGAAGAGAAACGGATGCAG TGTGGTTGGCCACTCAGAACCACAGCACACTGGTTACAGACACCACCGTTGTGCCTTTTCTTCCGGTCAATCCAGAGTACTCATCCACCAGGAACCAG gGTCGTCAAAAATTGGCACGCTTTAGTGCTCATGAATTTGCCACCCTGGTTATTGATATTCTCACTGATGCTAAACGGCGGCAGTGGGGTAATTCCTGCGACAGTCCCAAAG AGAACGTGGAGTTGATCCTTCAGGGAATAGACAGTCGCCATAACAGTGACAGCCAGGATAATGACCAGCCTGATTACGACAGTGTGGCATCAGATGAAGATCCAGTGCACGAGGCCACCTGTGGGGACAGCAGCACTGACCGAAGGACCAag AGCTCAGAGTCATCTGACCTCTCCGATGGACCAATCACAGTGCATGAATTCATGGAGGTGAAGACTGCCCTCACTGCATCGGAAGCCAAAATACAGCAGCTTCTCAAGGTCAACTGTCACCTCAGTGAAGAGCTGCGGAGCATGCAGGGCAAG CTGAACTCCCTGCAGACTGAAAACACAACACTGCGATGGCAACCCCCCAGCGGACAACAACAACACCTACAGGGGCCCTTAGGTCGACACCCGCCCCGCGGCGGCCGCGCCATGTCCATGTATGAGACCGGCTCTTCCCCGAGGCAGTACCCCCACCGAGTGGAGGCGGCTCGGCATGAGGACGGAGTCGTTTTACAACCCTTCCCTACCAAC ATTGGGAGGGGTCCTTTGGGGACGGCTGCTTCCTCCCTCCCTACCTTCCCCTCTTCCCTGTCCTGGTCGTGGGACGAGCGATCTCGAAGG GGCTGCAGTCTGGAAGGACAGAGTATGATGCTGGAGAACGATTACGACACTACGCCCAACCACTCCACTGAAATGGAGGAAGCTGG CAGCCCTCTTCCATCCTCTGAATCAGTGGCACATGGAGAGGAGGGTGAGGATGATGGCACCCTGCCGTGCACAGAGGACGTCATCTGTAAGACGGAGCAGATCACCAAGAACATTCAGGAGCTGCTGAGAGCCGCCCAGGAGACCAAGCATGAAAG CTTCCTGCCTTGTTCAGAAAAGATCTGCGTGGCTGTGAAAGAGATGGCCGCCCTGTTTCCCAAG AGGCCGTCCTCGGACACGGTTCGAGGGTCTCTGTATCTCCTCACGTCCAGCGCCAGCCGACTGCACGGAGAGTGCCAGAAGGCCGCAGAGCACAACCCCTGCCCGTCGGACATCCAGCTGGTCACTCAGCAGGTCATCCAGTGTGCCTATGACATTGCCAAAGCTGCCAAGCAACTTGTCACTGTGACGACCAAAGAAAACAATAACTAA
- the git2b gene encoding ARF GTPase-activating protein GIT2b isoform X1: MSKRVRSREVCADCSAPEPRWASVNRGVLICDECCSIHRGLGRHSSQVRHLTHSPWPSSQLQMVQTLYGNGANSIWEHSLLDPSSSVSGKRKANPQDRVHPNKTEFIKGKYQMLVYVHRMPCREDDSVTAKDLSKQLHSSVRTGNLETCLRLLSLGAQANFFHPEKGNTPLHIAAKAGQMLQAELLAVYGADPGALDSSGKTPIDYARQAGHQDLAERLVEIQYELTDRLTFYLCGRRPDHRNGQHFIIPQMADSSLDLSEFAKAAKKKLQSLSNHQFEELAMDVYDEVDRRETDAVWLATQNHSTLVTDTTVVPFLPVNPEYSSTRNQGRQKLARFSAHEFATLVIDILTDAKRRQWGNSCDSPKENVELILQGIDSRHNSDSQDNDQPDYDSVASDEDPVHEATCGDSSTDRRTKSSESSDLSDGPITVHEFMEVKTALTASEAKIQQLLKVNCHLSEELRSMQGKLNSLQTENTTLRWQPPSGQQQHLQGPLGRHPPRGGRAMSMYETGSSPRQYPHRVEAARHEDGVVLQPFPTNIGRGPLGTAASSLPTFPSSLSWSWDERSRRGCSLEGQSMMLENDYDTTPNHSTEMEEAGSPLPSSESVAHGEEGEDDGTLPCTEDVICKTEQITKNIQELLRAAQETKHESFLPCSEKICVAVKEMAALFPKRPSSDTVRGSLYLLTSSASRLHGECQKAAEHNPCPSDIQLVTQQVIQCAYDIAKAAKQLVTVTTKENNN, encoded by the exons ATGTCAAAGCGAGTGCGAAGCAGAGAGGTCTGCGCTGATTGCAGTGCTCCGG aGCCACGCTGGGCCTCTGTGAACAGGGGTGTGTTGATCTGCGATGAGTGCTGCAGCATCCATCGAGGACTGGGGCGACACAGCTCTCAGGTTCGACATCTGACTCATTCTCCATGGCCATCGtcgcagttacag ATGGTCCAGACACTGTATGGTAATGGAGCTAATTCCATATGGGAGCATAGCCTTCTGGACCCTTCTTCTTCTGTGAGTGGGAAGCGCAAAgccaacccccaggacagagttCA TCCCAACAAGACGGAGTTCATCAAGGGCAAATATCAGATGTTGGTGTATGTCCATCGCATGCCTTGTCGGGAGGATGACAGTGTTACTGCAAAAGACCTCAGCAAG CAACTGCACTCCAGTGTTCGGACTGGAAACCTGGAGACCTGCCTGAGACTCTTATCTCTGGGAGCACAGGCCAACTTCTTCCACCCA GAGAAAGGCAACACTCCACTACACATAGCAGCAAAAGCAGGAcaaatgttacaagcagaactGTTGGCAGTTTATGGAGCTGATCCGGGGGCTCTGGACTCCAGTGGAAAGACCCCCATCGATTATGCAAG ACAAGCTGGGCATCAGGATCTGGCAGAGAGGCTGGTGGAGATACAGTACGAACTCACTGACCGCTTAACATTTTACCTCTGTGGAAGAAGACCAG ATCACAGAAATGGGCAACACTTCATTATTCCACAGATGGCAGACAG CAGCCTGGATTTGTCAGAGTTTGCAAAAGCTGCAAAGAAGAAGCTCCAGTCG CTGAGTAACCATCAGTTTGAGGAACTTGCCATGGATGTTTACGATGAAGTTGACAGAAGAGAAACGGATGCAG TGTGGTTGGCCACTCAGAACCACAGCACACTGGTTACAGACACCACCGTTGTGCCTTTTCTTCCGGTCAATCCAGAGTACTCATCCACCAGGAACCAG gGTCGTCAAAAATTGGCACGCTTTAGTGCTCATGAATTTGCCACCCTGGTTATTGATATTCTCACTGATGCTAAACGGCGGCAGTGGGGTAATTCCTGCGACAGTCCCAAAG AGAACGTGGAGTTGATCCTTCAGGGAATAGACAGTCGCCATAACAGTGACAGCCAGGATAATGACCAGCCTGATTACGACAGTGTGGCATCAGATGAAGATCCAGTGCACGAGGCCACCTGTGGGGACAGCAGCACTGACCGAAGGACCAag AGCTCAGAGTCATCTGACCTCTCCGATGGACCAATCACAGTGCATGAATTCATGGAGGTGAAGACTGCCCTCACTGCATCGGAAGCCAAAATACAGCAGCTTCTCAAGGTCAACTGTCACCTCAGTGAAGAGCTGCGGAGCATGCAGGGCAAG CTGAACTCCCTGCAGACTGAAAACACAACACTGCGATGGCAACCCCCCAGCGGACAACAACAACACCTACAGGGGCCCTTAGGTCGACACCCGCCCCGCGGCGGCCGCGCCATGTCCATGTATGAGACCGGCTCTTCCCCGAGGCAGTACCCCCACCGAGTGGAGGCGGCTCGGCATGAGGACGGAGTCGTTTTACAACCCTTCCCTACCAAC ATTGGGAGGGGTCCTTTGGGGACGGCTGCTTCCTCCCTCCCTACCTTCCCCTCTTCCCTGTCCTGGTCGTGGGACGAGCGATCTCGAAGG GGCTGCAGTCTGGAAGGACAGAGTATGATGCTGGAGAACGATTACGACACTACGCCCAACCACTCCACTGAAATGGAGGAAGCTGG CAGCCCTCTTCCATCCTCTGAATCAGTGGCACATGGAGAGGAGGGTGAGGATGATGGCACCCTGCCGTGCACAGAGGACGTCATCTGTAAGACGGAGCAGATCACCAAGAACATTCAGGAGCTGCTGAGAGCCGCCCAGGAGACCAAGCATGAAAG CTTCCTGCCTTGTTCAGAAAAGATCTGCGTGGCTGTGAAAGAGATGGCCGCCCTGTTTCCCAAG AGGCCGTCCTCGGACACGGTTCGAGGGTCTCTGTATCTCCTCACGTCCAGCGCCAGCCGACTGCACGGAGAGTGCCAGAAGGCCGCAGAGCACAACCCCTGCCCGTCGGACATCCAGCTGGTCACTCAGCAGGTCATCCAGTGTGCCTATGACATTGCCAAAGCTGCCAAGCAACTTGTCACTGTGACGACCAAAGAAAACAATAACTAA
- the git2b gene encoding ARF GTPase-activating protein GIT2b isoform X3: MSKRVRSREVCADCSAPEPRWASVNRGVLICDECCSIHRGLGRHSSQVRHLTHSPWPSSQLQMVQTLYGNGANSIWEHSLLDPSSSVSGKRKANPQDRVHPNKTEFIKGKYQMLVYVHRMPCREDDSVTAKDLSKQLHSSVRTGNLETCLRLLSLGAQANFFHPEKGNTPLHIAAKAGQMLQAELLAVYGADPGALDSSGKTPIDYARQAGHQDLAERLVEIQYELTDRLTFYLCGRRPDHRNGQHFIIPQMADSSLDLSEFAKAAKKKLQSLSNHQFEELAMDVYDEVDRRETDAVWLATQNHSTLVTDTTVVPFLPVNPEYSSTRNQGRQKLARFSAHEFATLVIDILTDAKRRQWGNSCDSPKENVELILQGIDSRHNSDSQDNDQPDYDSVASDEDPVHEATCGDSSTDRRTKSSESSDLSDGPITVHEFMEVKTALTASEAKIQQLLKVNCHLSEELRSMQGKLNSLQTENTTLRWQPPSGQQQHLQGPLGRHPPRGGRAMSMYETGSSPRQYPHRVEAARHEDGVVLQPFPTNIGRGPLGTAASSLPTFPSSLSWSWDERSRRGCSLEGQSMMLENDYDTTPNHSTEMEEAGPLPSSESVAHGEEGEDDGTLPCTEDVICKTEQITKNIQELLRAAQETKHESFLPCSEKICVAVKEMAALFPKRPSSDTVRGSLYLLTSSASRLHGECQKAAEHNPCPSDIQLVTQQVIQCAYDIAKAAKQLVTVTTKENNN; this comes from the exons ATGTCAAAGCGAGTGCGAAGCAGAGAGGTCTGCGCTGATTGCAGTGCTCCGG aGCCACGCTGGGCCTCTGTGAACAGGGGTGTGTTGATCTGCGATGAGTGCTGCAGCATCCATCGAGGACTGGGGCGACACAGCTCTCAGGTTCGACATCTGACTCATTCTCCATGGCCATCGtcgcagttacag ATGGTCCAGACACTGTATGGTAATGGAGCTAATTCCATATGGGAGCATAGCCTTCTGGACCCTTCTTCTTCTGTGAGTGGGAAGCGCAAAgccaacccccaggacagagttCA TCCCAACAAGACGGAGTTCATCAAGGGCAAATATCAGATGTTGGTGTATGTCCATCGCATGCCTTGTCGGGAGGATGACAGTGTTACTGCAAAAGACCTCAGCAAG CAACTGCACTCCAGTGTTCGGACTGGAAACCTGGAGACCTGCCTGAGACTCTTATCTCTGGGAGCACAGGCCAACTTCTTCCACCCA GAGAAAGGCAACACTCCACTACACATAGCAGCAAAAGCAGGAcaaatgttacaagcagaactGTTGGCAGTTTATGGAGCTGATCCGGGGGCTCTGGACTCCAGTGGAAAGACCCCCATCGATTATGCAAG ACAAGCTGGGCATCAGGATCTGGCAGAGAGGCTGGTGGAGATACAGTACGAACTCACTGACCGCTTAACATTTTACCTCTGTGGAAGAAGACCAG ATCACAGAAATGGGCAACACTTCATTATTCCACAGATGGCAGACAG CAGCCTGGATTTGTCAGAGTTTGCAAAAGCTGCAAAGAAGAAGCTCCAGTCG CTGAGTAACCATCAGTTTGAGGAACTTGCCATGGATGTTTACGATGAAGTTGACAGAAGAGAAACGGATGCAG TGTGGTTGGCCACTCAGAACCACAGCACACTGGTTACAGACACCACCGTTGTGCCTTTTCTTCCGGTCAATCCAGAGTACTCATCCACCAGGAACCAG gGTCGTCAAAAATTGGCACGCTTTAGTGCTCATGAATTTGCCACCCTGGTTATTGATATTCTCACTGATGCTAAACGGCGGCAGTGGGGTAATTCCTGCGACAGTCCCAAAG AGAACGTGGAGTTGATCCTTCAGGGAATAGACAGTCGCCATAACAGTGACAGCCAGGATAATGACCAGCCTGATTACGACAGTGTGGCATCAGATGAAGATCCAGTGCACGAGGCCACCTGTGGGGACAGCAGCACTGACCGAAGGACCAag AGCTCAGAGTCATCTGACCTCTCCGATGGACCAATCACAGTGCATGAATTCATGGAGGTGAAGACTGCCCTCACTGCATCGGAAGCCAAAATACAGCAGCTTCTCAAGGTCAACTGTCACCTCAGTGAAGAGCTGCGGAGCATGCAGGGCAAG CTGAACTCCCTGCAGACTGAAAACACAACACTGCGATGGCAACCCCCCAGCGGACAACAACAACACCTACAGGGGCCCTTAGGTCGACACCCGCCCCGCGGCGGCCGCGCCATGTCCATGTATGAGACCGGCTCTTCCCCGAGGCAGTACCCCCACCGAGTGGAGGCGGCTCGGCATGAGGACGGAGTCGTTTTACAACCCTTCCCTACCAAC ATTGGGAGGGGTCCTTTGGGGACGGCTGCTTCCTCCCTCCCTACCTTCCCCTCTTCCCTGTCCTGGTCGTGGGACGAGCGATCTCGAAGG GGCTGCAGTCTGGAAGGACAGAGTATGATGCTGGAGAACGATTACGACACTACGCCCAACCACTCCACTGAAATGGAGGAAGCTGG CCCTCTTCCATCCTCTGAATCAGTGGCACATGGAGAGGAGGGTGAGGATGATGGCACCCTGCCGTGCACAGAGGACGTCATCTGTAAGACGGAGCAGATCACCAAGAACATTCAGGAGCTGCTGAGAGCCGCCCAGGAGACCAAGCATGAAAG CTTCCTGCCTTGTTCAGAAAAGATCTGCGTGGCTGTGAAAGAGATGGCCGCCCTGTTTCCCAAG AGGCCGTCCTCGGACACGGTTCGAGGGTCTCTGTATCTCCTCACGTCCAGCGCCAGCCGACTGCACGGAGAGTGCCAGAAGGCCGCAGAGCACAACCCCTGCCCGTCGGACATCCAGCTGGTCACTCAGCAGGTCATCCAGTGTGCCTATGACATTGCCAAAGCTGCCAAGCAACTTGTCACTGTGACGACCAAAGAAAACAATAACTAA